In Tiliqua scincoides isolate rTilSci1 chromosome 1, rTilSci1.hap2, whole genome shotgun sequence, the following are encoded in one genomic region:
- the ANKRD9 gene encoding ankyrin repeat domain-containing protein 9, with translation MPWNVKWLSSYSSHNSQSQKQCKNSSFAFYQAVRDQLPVWLLEDMRLMEAFHWQEGGKVSTYSPSEALLYALVHNHRPYAHYLLSKFHESALAIPSLHFSCCHSSAPHLAMAVRYNRIHVLLEILKALKDFPASDRAGYLDRRGCSRVEGGKTALHVACELARPECLLLLLGHGALPCLSDCAGNTPLDLLLQQIWESPAANLRTQLLLLDSLFLFIPQGFHFAMKQQLLGDPQQWQDLLGKSRFQWLVGLAPPSLFVRSMQVLIGTISPDQFPEALDNLPLPHFLKPLDLKLNN, from the coding sequence ATGCCCTGGAATGTCAAATGGTTGAGCAGCTACAGCAGTCACAATTCGCAGTCCCAGAAGCAATGCAAGAACTCTTCCTTTGCGTTCTACCAAGCTGTGAGGGACCAGCTGCCTGTGTGGCTCTTGGAGGACATGAGGCTCATGGAGGCTTTTCACTGGCAAGAAGGGGGCAAGGTCAGCACCTATTCCCCTTCTGAGGCCCTCCTCTATGCCCTGGTACACAACCATCGGCCTTATGCCCACTACCTTCTGAGCAAATTTCACGAGAGTGCTCTGGCCATCCCCAGCCTTCACTTCAGCTGCTGCCATTCGTCGGCCCCTCACTTGGCCATGGCTGTGCGATATAACCGCATTCATGTCCTCTTAGAGATTCTGAAGGCCCTCAAGGACTTTCCAGCAAGTGACCGAGCTGGCTATTTGGACCGGAGAGGATGCAGCCGAGTGGAAGGTGGCAAGACTGCCCTACATGTGGCTTGCGAACTGGCAAGGCCTGAGTGTTTGCTTTTATTGCTGGGCcatggggcattgccctgcctcaGTGACTGTGCTGGAAACACACCTTTGGACCTTCTACTGCagcagatatgggagagcccagcaGCCAACCTGCGCACCCAGCTCCTCTTGTTGGACTCCCTGTTCCTCTTTATACctcaaggcttccattttgcAATGAAACAGCAACTGCTGGGTGACCCACAACAGTGGCAGGACCTTTTGGGCAAGAGCAGGTTCCAGTGGTTGGTAGGCTTAGCACCTCCATCCCTCTTTGTGAGATCCATGCAAGTCTTAATTGGGACCATTTCACCAGATCAATTTCCAGAGGCCCTAGACAACCTGCCTTTACCACACTTCCTGAAACCTTTGGATTTGAAACTGAACAATTAA